A part of Paraburkholderia azotifigens genomic DNA contains:
- a CDS encoding carboxymuconolactone decarboxylase family protein → MSRYPVHTIESAPEQSKPVLEQLQRTFGLIPNIAAKMAASPVLINGFIGLFERVHASSLTEPQIQTLLLTNAVTNASEWPVAFHTALALKQGVPPADVDAIRQRVLPRDAGLAALSLVARTLIDKRGRLTDADQQRFFEAGFSAGQLLEVVAVVAASAITNYTASVTQPALEGQFEEFVWRAPAA, encoded by the coding sequence ATGTCCCGCTATCCCGTTCATACGATCGAGTCCGCACCCGAGCAATCGAAGCCCGTTCTCGAACAACTGCAACGCACGTTCGGCCTGATTCCGAACATCGCGGCGAAGATGGCCGCTTCGCCTGTGCTGATCAACGGCTTCATCGGGTTGTTCGAACGCGTGCATGCGAGCAGCCTCACGGAGCCGCAGATCCAGACGCTGCTGCTGACCAATGCCGTCACGAATGCCAGCGAGTGGCCCGTCGCGTTCCATACGGCGCTTGCGTTGAAGCAAGGCGTTCCACCCGCCGATGTCGACGCCATCCGGCAACGCGTGTTGCCGCGTGACGCGGGACTGGCCGCGCTTTCGCTGGTCGCGCGCACGCTGATCGACAAGCGCGGGCGCCTCACTGACGCCGACCAGCAGCGCTTTTTCGAAGCAGGGTTCAGTGCCGGGCAATTGCTCGAAGTCGTCGCCGTCGTGGCGGCCTCCGCGATCACGAACTACACGGCAAGCGTCACGCAGCCCGCGCTCGAAGGGCAGTTCGAAGAGTTCGTCTGGCGTGCGCCCGCAGCCTGA
- a CDS encoding helix-turn-helix transcriptional regulator, with the protein MNADMPPGELGNLLRYWRDVRGVSQLDLSLEAGISQRQISFIESGRSVPGRDTLLILAQTLDVPLRERNALLLAAGYAPMYSEAPWNAQEMHSVVRALERVVRQHEPFPAIVMDRHWNVLMTNDAAPRFFRHFVDMAAREGPRNMLHLMFDPQGMRPFVADWDSVARSLLQRVHRESVGHVVDDTTQHLLDELLAYPDVPRDWKTHQVTSSAPTMPVIPLNFVSEGTVLRYFSMVTTVGAPQNVAAQELRMECMFPADDETETRHLQLLAANSMR; encoded by the coding sequence ATGAACGCTGACATGCCGCCGGGCGAACTCGGAAACCTGTTGCGCTATTGGCGCGATGTGCGAGGTGTGAGTCAGCTCGATCTGTCGCTGGAGGCTGGTATTTCCCAGCGGCAGATCAGCTTTATCGAAAGCGGACGCAGCGTGCCGGGCCGGGACACGCTGCTGATACTCGCACAAACGCTCGACGTGCCGCTTCGCGAGCGCAACGCCTTACTGCTCGCCGCAGGCTATGCGCCGATGTATTCGGAGGCGCCGTGGAATGCGCAGGAAATGCACAGCGTGGTTCGTGCACTCGAACGTGTGGTGCGGCAGCATGAACCGTTTCCCGCGATCGTCATGGATCGCCACTGGAACGTGCTGATGACCAACGACGCCGCGCCGCGTTTCTTCCGTCATTTCGTCGATATGGCGGCGCGCGAAGGTCCGCGCAACATGCTGCACCTGATGTTCGATCCGCAGGGCATGCGTCCTTTCGTGGCGGATTGGGATAGCGTTGCGCGCAGCCTGTTGCAGCGGGTGCATCGCGAATCCGTCGGGCATGTGGTCGACGATACGACGCAGCATCTGCTCGATGAACTGCTTGCCTATCCCGACGTACCGCGCGACTGGAAGACGCATCAAGTCACTTCCAGCGCGCCGACGATGCCCGTGATTCCGCTGAACTTCGTCAGCGAGGGGACGGTGCTTCGCTACTTCTCGATGGTGACGACGGTGGGCGCACCGCAAAACGTGGCGGCGCAGGAGTTGCGCATGGAGTGCATGTTCCCCGCGGACGACGAAACGGAAACGCGGCATCTGCAACTGCTTGCCGCGAATTCGATGCGATGA
- a CDS encoding MarR family winged helix-turn-helix transcriptional regulator → MPNKHDTPEALSKFTGSLVRRAQQRHVAVWLSEVSADITSVQYAALEILQQTPGINQRQLGDELDVDRSTIADLTARMVRNGLVERSDAPGDKRSYVLFLTAAGKKQLAVLRPRVEEVERILTAKLTPRESVELKRLLAALLA, encoded by the coding sequence TTGCCGAACAAACACGACACTCCCGAAGCGCTTTCGAAATTCACGGGCAGCCTCGTGCGCCGCGCCCAACAGCGCCACGTAGCCGTCTGGCTCAGCGAAGTGTCTGCGGACATCACGAGCGTGCAATACGCGGCGCTCGAGATCCTGCAGCAGACGCCCGGCATCAATCAGCGGCAGCTCGGCGATGAACTCGATGTGGACCGTTCGACCATCGCCGATCTCACCGCGCGCATGGTTCGCAACGGTCTGGTCGAGCGCTCCGACGCCCCCGGCGACAAGCGCAGTTATGTGCTGTTTCTCACGGCCGCGGGCAAGAAGCAGCTTGCGGTCCTGCGCCCGCGTGTCGAGGAAGTCGAGCGCATTCTCACCGCAAAGCTGACGCCGCGCGAGTCCGTGGAGCTGAAGCGTCTGTTGGCGGCATTGCTGGCGTAG
- a CDS encoding FAD-binding monooxygenase has protein sequence MQFHLNGFRVGDPTIEPALDNAPRVDMPETVDVLIVGSGPAGLVLAAQLSQFPTITTRIVERRAGPLLMGQADGVACRTVEMFNAFGLSDRLLREAYWVNETVFWRPDANDRGAIKRTGRVQDTETGMSEFPHVIVNQARVQDYLLDVMRRSAQRLEPDYDLELVDVQRDDDGDYPVRVTLRRTDAARLDEQVTVRARYVVGCDGARSRVRTAIGQTLRGDAANHAWGVMDALAVTDFPDIRLKAAIQSASKGNLLIIPREGGYLVRFYVDLGEVTPENRDDIKQATVDRIIQTAQGILHPYSLDVKEVAWFSVYEVGQRLTDRFDDAVAADGSSREPRVFIAGDACHTHSAKAGQGMNVSMQDGFNLGWKLAAVLQGRSGIDLLRTYSDERQPIAQELIDFDKEWSAMMAAPPKDPLHPEAGGVDPAELQAYFVRAGRYTAGVATRYRPAMLTGEATHQALAKGFSIGTRFHSAPVVRLADAKPVHLGHAARADGCWRLYAFADANRSALDALCEHLVTSPDSILRLVTPQGADIDSVLDLRAVLQQPHREVRLDSLPALLLPRKGQHGLIDYEKAFTCDAAADIFDERGIDRERGALVVVRPDQYVAHVLPLDAYAELNAFFRPIFRMH, from the coding sequence ATGCAATTTCATCTCAACGGTTTCCGCGTTGGCGATCCCACGATCGAGCCGGCACTGGATAACGCGCCGCGCGTCGACATGCCCGAGACGGTCGACGTGCTCATCGTCGGAAGCGGTCCTGCGGGACTCGTGCTCGCGGCACAGCTGTCGCAGTTCCCGACGATCACGACGCGCATCGTCGAGCGTCGTGCCGGACCGTTGCTGATGGGTCAGGCGGATGGCGTCGCATGCCGGACTGTCGAGATGTTCAATGCGTTCGGGCTCAGCGACCGGTTGTTGCGCGAAGCCTATTGGGTCAATGAAACGGTGTTCTGGAGGCCCGATGCGAACGATCGCGGCGCGATCAAGCGTACCGGCCGCGTTCAGGATACCGAAACAGGCATGTCGGAGTTTCCGCATGTCATTGTCAATCAGGCTCGCGTGCAGGACTATCTGCTCGACGTGATGCGCCGATCCGCGCAACGTCTCGAACCCGACTACGATCTCGAACTCGTCGATGTGCAGCGCGACGATGACGGCGACTATCCCGTGCGCGTCACGTTGCGCCGCACCGACGCCGCGCGGCTCGACGAACAGGTAACCGTGCGTGCGCGTTATGTGGTGGGTTGCGACGGCGCACGCAGCCGGGTGCGCACGGCCATCGGCCAAACGCTGCGCGGCGATGCCGCGAATCATGCATGGGGCGTGATGGACGCGCTGGCCGTCACGGACTTTCCCGATATCCGCCTGAAGGCTGCGATTCAATCGGCCAGCAAGGGCAATCTGCTGATCATTCCGCGCGAAGGCGGCTATCTGGTGCGCTTTTACGTCGATCTCGGCGAGGTCACGCCGGAGAACCGCGACGACATCAAACAGGCCACGGTCGATCGCATCATTCAGACGGCGCAAGGCATCCTGCATCCCTATTCGCTCGATGTGAAAGAAGTCGCGTGGTTCTCCGTGTATGAAGTCGGGCAGCGTCTGACCGATCGTTTCGACGATGCCGTCGCCGCCGACGGATCGTCGCGCGAACCACGCGTGTTCATCGCGGGCGATGCGTGCCATACGCATAGCGCGAAGGCGGGCCAGGGCATGAACGTATCGATGCAGGACGGCTTCAATCTCGGCTGGAAACTCGCCGCCGTGCTGCAGGGACGCAGTGGCATCGATCTGTTGCGCACGTACTCCGACGAGCGTCAGCCCATTGCGCAGGAGTTGATCGACTTCGACAAGGAGTGGTCCGCGATGATGGCCGCGCCGCCGAAAGATCCCTTGCATCCGGAAGCAGGCGGCGTCGATCCCGCCGAACTTCAGGCGTATTTCGTGCGCGCGGGCCGCTATACGGCAGGCGTCGCAACGCGCTACCGCCCAGCCATGCTGACGGGCGAAGCGACGCACCAGGCGCTCGCCAAGGGCTTCTCAATCGGCACGCGCTTTCACTCGGCGCCCGTCGTGCGGCTCGCGGATGCGAAGCCAGTCCACCTCGGGCATGCAGCACGTGCGGACGGTTGCTGGCGGCTCTACGCGTTCGCGGACGCGAATCGAAGCGCGCTCGATGCGCTCTGCGAACATCTCGTCACATCGCCCGATTCGATCCTGCGCCTCGTCACGCCGCAAGGCGCCGATATCGACAGCGTGCTCGACCTGCGCGCCGTGCTTCAGCAGCCTCATCGCGAAGTGCGGCTCGACAGCCTGCCCGCGCTTTTGCTTCCGCGCAAGGGGCAACACGGACTCATCGACTACGAGAAAGCATTTACGTGCGATGCCGCGGCTGATATCTTCGACGAACGCGGCATCGATCGCGAACGGGGCGCGCTCGTCGTGGTCCGTCCGGATCAGTATGTCGCGCATGTTCTTCCACTCGATGCATATGCCGAACTGAACGCCTTCTTCCGGCCGATATTCCGCATGCACTAA
- a CDS encoding PA14 domain-containing protein: MRNFFVLSASAVLLAACGGNSDSSNPTAVANTQTPAATAASAAASAAVQNEFRLAGSTPLGMRTTTPAVVISDPDKNLPPYTPPAPPAALSTTTLGFGDFTSYLAPGSTQGWVPGTTASSITIPAPATNGTGAGDKAVALGSTYATASYEADVTVSNPVGTGPANAGFIVRTTNPTAGGPDSLTGYYIGLDTGSHTLVVGRENNNWTQFIQYPNSTITGGSTHHLKVTTSGTAITVDLDQQRVISANDATNALPAAFANGSFGVRRFGVGATFSNVTIKTYPKVTSPTFDFSKVAGMVYTPSTAVNAIDFWQNYDPAVVNRELTYAQTYGINTIAVYLHYLVWANDRVAFLSKFENLLEIASRHGIKVSPIFYDDCWNPTPQYGPQPAPVWGVHNSQWVQSPGTPIEQAYFQPTASNASITYKASLANYITDFVAPHRNDSRIIFWEPMNEPGCSGNGSLQQTRAVLMNDARIAILNAGATQPINSPQVQEDEGTYFSDFYAFHPYGNPYSGPVNGSYVNALNSETLQRGFTGTAGQTVSGIVSNYGGSTGFIIWELMIGRTNTRFHWGQVPGAPATVEPATPFQGTIYPDGHPWQTSEVQALTGGFDVKLPVLNVAYYNDPTFSSAPVKTSVTPLVDFDLNTERGTDSPDASAGVNATNYGIRWTGAIEASMSGLYTFSINSDNVARLWINGVQVISKKTSTRSTTSGIVWLNAKQPASIKVEYAHATGAANMHLSWWNPLVQSPAAVRIVPSNPLVATN; this comes from the coding sequence GTGCGCAACTTCTTCGTGCTTTCGGCAAGCGCGGTGCTTCTGGCCGCGTGCGGTGGAAACAGCGATTCATCTAACCCGACAGCGGTGGCCAACACCCAGACGCCCGCCGCGACTGCAGCATCGGCTGCCGCATCGGCCGCCGTGCAGAACGAATTCAGGCTGGCGGGATCGACGCCGCTCGGCATGCGAACCACGACACCGGCCGTCGTCATCAGCGATCCAGACAAGAATCTTCCGCCGTACACCCCACCCGCGCCGCCTGCTGCGCTCTCCACCACCACGCTCGGTTTCGGCGATTTCACGAGCTATCTGGCGCCCGGCTCCACGCAGGGCTGGGTGCCCGGCACGACGGCTTCGAGCATCACGATTCCGGCGCCCGCCACCAACGGCACTGGGGCGGGCGACAAGGCCGTCGCGCTCGGCAGCACGTATGCGACGGCATCGTACGAAGCAGACGTGACGGTCAGCAATCCCGTTGGCACGGGCCCCGCGAATGCAGGCTTCATCGTGCGCACGACCAATCCGACGGCGGGCGGCCCCGACAGCCTGACGGGCTATTACATCGGCCTCGACACGGGCTCGCACACGCTGGTCGTCGGACGCGAGAACAACAACTGGACGCAGTTCATCCAGTATCCGAACAGCACGATCACAGGCGGCAGCACGCACCATCTGAAGGTCACGACGAGCGGCACGGCCATCACCGTCGATCTCGACCAGCAACGCGTGATCAGCGCGAACGACGCGACCAACGCGCTGCCCGCCGCGTTCGCGAACGGCAGCTTCGGCGTGCGGCGCTTCGGTGTCGGCGCGACCTTCAGCAACGTGACGATCAAGACCTATCCGAAGGTCACGTCGCCGACGTTCGATTTCTCGAAAGTGGCCGGCATGGTCTATACGCCGTCGACGGCCGTCAACGCAATCGACTTCTGGCAGAACTACGATCCCGCCGTGGTCAATCGCGAACTGACGTATGCGCAGACCTACGGCATCAACACGATCGCCGTGTATCTGCACTACCTGGTGTGGGCCAACGACCGCGTCGCGTTCCTCAGCAAGTTCGAGAACCTGCTGGAAATCGCGTCGCGACACGGCATCAAGGTGTCGCCGATCTTCTACGACGACTGCTGGAACCCGACGCCGCAATACGGACCGCAGCCGGCTCCCGTCTGGGGCGTGCACAACAGCCAGTGGGTGCAGTCGCCGGGCACGCCCATCGAGCAGGCATACTTCCAGCCGACGGCATCGAACGCGTCGATCACCTACAAGGCGAGCCTCGCGAACTACATCACCGATTTCGTCGCGCCGCACCGTAACGACTCGCGCATCATCTTCTGGGAACCGATGAACGAGCCGGGCTGCAGCGGCAACGGCTCGCTGCAGCAGACGCGCGCGGTGCTGATGAACGATGCGCGCATCGCGATCCTGAATGCGGGCGCCACGCAGCCGATCAACTCGCCGCAGGTGCAGGAAGACGAAGGCACGTACTTCTCGGACTTCTACGCGTTCCATCCGTATGGCAATCCGTACTCGGGCCCTGTGAACGGCAGCTATGTGAACGCGCTGAACTCCGAGACGCTGCAGCGCGGCTTCACGGGCACGGCAGGACAGACGGTGTCGGGCATCGTGTCGAACTACGGCGGCAGCACGGGCTTCATCATCTGGGAGCTGATGATCGGGCGCACCAACACGCGCTTCCACTGGGGACAAGTGCCAGGTGCGCCCGCGACGGTCGAACCGGCAACGCCGTTCCAGGGAACGATCTATCCTGACGGCCATCCGTGGCAGACGTCGGAAGTTCAGGCGCTGACGGGCGGATTCGACGTGAAGCTGCCCGTGCTGAACGTCGCGTACTACAACGATCCGACCTTCAGCAGCGCCCCCGTCAAGACGTCGGTCACGCCGCTCGTCGATTTCGATCTGAACACGGAGCGCGGCACCGACTCGCCGGATGCATCGGCGGGCGTCAATGCGACGAACTATGGCATCCGCTGGACAGGTGCGATCGAAGCGTCGATGTCGGGCCTCTACACGTTCTCGATCAACAGCGATAACGTGGCCCGGCTGTGGATCAACGGCGTGCAGGTCATCAGCAAGAAGACCTCGACGCGTTCGACGACGAGCGGCATCGTGTGGCTGAATGCGAAGCAGCCTGCGTCGATCAAGGTCGAGTACGCGCACGCGACGGGCGCCGCGAACATGCATCTGTCGTGGTGGAATCCGCTGGTGCAGAGTCCTGCCGCCGTGCGGATCGTGCCTTCGAATCCGCTCGTGGCGACGAACTGA
- a CDS encoding MFS transporter has protein sequence MAISRTANPADVATPTRVRYVILLLIFAITTFNYADRATLSVTGSAMRAEFGFDAIRMGYIFSAFSWAYVLSQVPAGWLLDRFGARRVYAASIFLWSLFTLLQSSIGLLGSGAAAVAALFVLRFAMGAAEAPAFPANAKVVASWFPTKERGTASAIFNSAQYFAAVIFTPLMAWLTHAFGWHHVYIVMGVAGFALAFTWLKVMKNPAQHPKVNRAELEHIEQGGGLIHGRQTQVADPRASLARWSVMQQLLSNRMLLGVYLAQFCINVLTYFFLTWFPIYLVQARGMTILQAGLVASLPAICGFLGGVLGGIVSDSMIRRGHSLTVARKVPIVGGMLLSSCIIGCNYVGADWLVVALMSLAFFGKGLGALGWAVVADTSPKEAIGLSGSIFNMFGNMAGIVTPIVIGYLVAQSGSFNGALAFVGINALVTIFSYLVIVKDIRRVELRQ, from the coding sequence ATGGCTATCAGCCGCACTGCGAACCCGGCCGACGTCGCAACCCCGACGCGCGTGCGCTACGTCATCTTGCTGCTGATCTTCGCGATCACGACGTTCAACTACGCGGACCGCGCGACGCTCTCCGTCACGGGCTCCGCGATGCGTGCCGAGTTCGGCTTCGACGCAATCCGCATGGGCTACATCTTCTCGGCCTTCAGCTGGGCGTACGTGCTCTCACAAGTGCCGGCGGGATGGCTGCTCGACCGCTTCGGCGCGCGTCGCGTGTATGCGGCGAGTATCTTCCTGTGGTCGCTCTTCACGCTGCTGCAGAGTTCGATCGGCTTACTCGGCAGCGGCGCGGCGGCCGTCGCTGCGCTGTTCGTCTTGCGCTTCGCGATGGGCGCTGCGGAAGCACCCGCCTTTCCCGCCAATGCGAAGGTCGTGGCGAGCTGGTTTCCGACGAAGGAACGCGGCACGGCATCGGCGATTTTCAACTCCGCGCAGTACTTCGCGGCCGTCATCTTCACGCCGTTGATGGCGTGGCTCACGCATGCATTCGGCTGGCATCACGTGTACATCGTGATGGGTGTCGCGGGCTTTGCGCTCGCATTCACGTGGCTGAAGGTGATGAAGAATCCCGCGCAGCATCCGAAGGTCAACCGCGCGGAACTCGAACATATCGAGCAAGGCGGCGGACTGATTCACGGACGCCAGACTCAGGTTGCCGACCCGCGCGCCAGTCTTGCGCGCTGGTCGGTGATGCAGCAGCTGCTGAGCAACCGGATGCTGCTCGGCGTCTATCTCGCGCAGTTCTGCATCAACGTGCTGACGTACTTTTTCCTCACCTGGTTCCCGATCTACCTCGTGCAGGCACGCGGCATGACGATCCTGCAAGCGGGTCTCGTCGCATCGCTGCCCGCGATCTGCGGATTTCTGGGCGGCGTGCTCGGCGGCATCGTGTCGGACTCGATGATCCGGCGCGGACATTCGCTGACCGTCGCGCGCAAGGTGCCCATCGTGGGCGGCATGCTGCTGTCGTCCTGCATCATCGGATGCAACTACGTCGGTGCGGACTGGCTCGTGGTCGCGTTGATGTCGCTCGCGTTCTTCGGCAAAGGGCTGGGCGCATTGGGATGGGCCGTCGTCGCGGATACGTCCCCGAAGGAAGCCATCGGTCTGTCGGGCTCGATCTTCAACATGTTCGGCAACATGGCAGGGATCGTCACGCCCATCGTGATCGGCTACCTGGTCGCGCAGTCGGGATCGTTCAATGGCGCGCTGGCGTTCGTCGGCATCAACGCGCTCGTGACCATCTTCAGTTATCTCGTGATCGTCAAAGATATCAGGCGAGTGGAACTGCGCCAGTAA
- the kdgD gene encoding 5-dehydro-4-deoxyglucarate dehydratase: MTTPQELKQIVSEGLLSFPVTDFDANGDFRPDTYAKRLEWLAPYGASALFVAGGTGEFFSLTHSEYSNVVRTATEVCKGKVPILAGAGGPTRTAIAFAQEARRNGANGILLMPHYLTEASQEGIALHAEQVCKSVPDMGVIIYNRANSKLNADSLAQLADRCPNLIGFKDGVGEIESMVSIRRRLGDRFSYLGGLPTAEVYAAAYKALGVPVYSSAVFNFIPKTAMEFYRAIAADDHATTGRLIDEFFLPYLAIRNRRAGYAVSIVKAGAKLVGRDAGPVRAPLTDLTEDELAQLDALIRKLGAQ; this comes from the coding sequence ATGACGACACCCCAGGAACTCAAGCAGATTGTTTCGGAAGGCCTGCTGTCCTTCCCCGTGACCGACTTCGACGCAAACGGCGATTTCCGTCCCGACACCTACGCGAAGCGGCTCGAATGGCTCGCGCCCTACGGCGCATCGGCCTTGTTCGTCGCGGGCGGCACGGGCGAGTTCTTCTCGCTCACGCATAGCGAATACTCGAACGTCGTGCGCACGGCGACGGAAGTCTGCAAAGGCAAGGTGCCGATCCTCGCGGGCGCGGGCGGCCCGACCCGCACGGCCATCGCCTTCGCGCAGGAAGCGCGGCGCAACGGCGCGAACGGCATTCTGCTGATGCCGCACTATCTGACGGAAGCGTCGCAGGAAGGCATTGCGCTGCACGCCGAACAGGTGTGCAAGTCGGTGCCCGACATGGGCGTGATCATCTATAACCGCGCCAACTCCAAACTGAATGCCGACTCGCTCGCGCAGCTGGCAGACAGGTGTCCGAACCTGATCGGCTTCAAGGACGGTGTCGGCGAAATCGAAAGCATGGTGTCGATCCGCCGCCGCCTCGGCGACCGTTTCTCCTATCTCGGCGGCCTGCCGACGGCGGAAGTCTACGCAGCGGCGTATAAGGCGCTGGGCGTGCCCGTGTATTCATCGGCCGTGTTCAACTTCATTCCGAAGACCGCGATGGAGTTCTACCGCGCGATCGCCGCTGACGATCACGCCACCACGGGCCGCCTGATCGACGAGTTCTTCCTGCCGTATCTGGCCATCCGCAACCGTCGGGCGGGCTACGCAGTGAGCATCGTGAAGGCGGGCGCGAAACTCGTAGGCCGCGATGCGGGCCCCGTGCGTGCGCCCCTCACCGATCTCACGGAAGACGAACTCGCGCAACTCGACGCGCTGATCCGCAAGCTCGGCGCGCAATAA
- the garD gene encoding galactarate dehydratase, producing the protein MKQSPLYIRVHPDDNVAIVVNDGGLDAGAVFPDGLTLCERVPQGHKVALRDLAEGDAVVRYNVVIGYALKALPKGSWVNEHVIRMPTPPALDDLPVATIKAPDMPPLDGYTFEGYRNADGSVGTRNILAITTTVQCVADVVQHAVTRIKAELLPKYPNVDDVVSLGHTYGCGVAIDAPDAMVPIRTVRNISLNPNFGGEVMMVSLGCEKLQPERLMPPGTIPIATASSTEDVADIGDLSAKTGNGEVVTLQDESHVGFQAMIESIMKMAEGHLKRLDTRRRETCPASDLVIGVQCGGSDAFSGLTANPAVGFATDLLVRAGATVMFSEVTEVRDGVGQLTARAANADVAAAIIREMQWYDSYLKRGGADRSANTTPGNKKGGLSNIVEKAMGSIIKSGNSQISGVLSPGEKATQKGLIYAATPASDFICGTLQVAAGINLHVFTTGRGTPYSLAEVPVIKLATRTDLARRWFDLIDVNAGTIATGDATIEDVGWELFHLMLEVASGRKKTCAEALKLHNALVLFNPAPVT; encoded by the coding sequence ATGAAACAGTCACCGCTTTACATCCGCGTGCACCCCGACGACAACGTCGCGATCGTCGTCAACGACGGCGGTCTGGACGCCGGCGCCGTTTTCCCCGACGGCCTGACGTTGTGCGAACGCGTGCCGCAAGGCCACAAGGTGGCGCTCCGGGATCTCGCAGAAGGCGACGCCGTCGTGCGCTACAACGTGGTCATCGGTTACGCGCTGAAGGCGCTGCCGAAGGGCAGCTGGGTCAACGAGCACGTCATCCGCATGCCGACTCCGCCCGCGCTCGACGACCTGCCCGTCGCGACGATCAAGGCGCCCGACATGCCTCCGCTCGACGGCTACACGTTCGAGGGCTATCGCAATGCGGACGGCTCGGTCGGCACGCGCAACATCCTCGCGATCACGACCACCGTGCAATGCGTGGCCGACGTGGTTCAGCATGCGGTGACGCGCATCAAGGCCGAGCTGCTGCCGAAGTATCCGAACGTGGATGACGTCGTGAGTCTCGGGCACACTTACGGATGCGGCGTCGCGATCGACGCGCCCGACGCGATGGTGCCTATCCGCACGGTGCGCAACATCAGCCTGAATCCGAACTTCGGCGGCGAGGTGATGATGGTGAGCCTCGGCTGCGAGAAGCTGCAGCCCGAGCGCCTGATGCCGCCCGGCACGATCCCGATCGCGACGGCATCCAGCACGGAAGACGTTGCCGATATCGGCGATCTCTCGGCGAAGACGGGCAACGGCGAGGTCGTGACCTTGCAGGACGAGTCCCACGTCGGCTTCCAGGCGATGATCGAATCGATCATGAAGATGGCCGAAGGGCATCTGAAGCGGCTCGACACGCGGCGCCGCGAAACCTGTCCGGCATCGGATCTCGTGATCGGCGTGCAATGCGGCGGCAGCGACGCGTTCTCCGGACTCACGGCGAATCCGGCCGTCGGTTTTGCCACGGATCTGCTGGTTCGCGCAGGCGCGACGGTGATGTTCTCCGAAGTGACGGAAGTGCGCGACGGCGTCGGCCAGCTCACGGCGCGCGCGGCCAATGCGGATGTCGCGGCCGCCATCATCCGCGAAATGCAGTGGTACGACAGCTACCTCAAGCGCGGCGGTGCGGATCGCAGCGCCAACACGACGCCTGGCAACAAGAAAGGCGGCCTGTCGAATATCGTCGAAAAGGCCATGGGCTCGATCATCAAGTCGGGCAATTCGCAGATTTCCGGCGTGCTCTCGCCGGGCGAGAAAGCCACGCAAAAAGGCTTGATTTACGCGGCCACGCCTGCGAGCGATTTCATCTGCGGCACGCTGCAAGTGGCGGCCGGCATCAACCTGCACGTGTTCACGACGGGCCGCGGCACGCCGTATAGCCTCGCGGAGGTGCCCGTCATCAAGCTGGCGACGCGCACGGACCTCGCGCGCCGCTGGTTCGACCTGATCGACGTCAACGCGGGGACGATCGCAACAGGCGACGCCACCATCGAAGACGTGGGCTGGGAATTGTTCCATCTGATGCTCGAGGTCGCGAGCGGACGCAAGAAGACCTGCGCCGAAGCGCTCAAGCTGCACAACGCGCTCGTGCTGTTCAATCCGGCGCCCGTGACCTGA